The sequence below is a genomic window from Ipomoea triloba cultivar NCNSP0323 chromosome 10, ASM357664v1.
TGTATCATGAATTGTGAACAGTATCCTATACATAACTGCtaacaagaaaatgaaaactaaCATGCCAGAGTGAAGAACAAGGTTTAAGCATCTGCATTATCATCAAGAAACTAGGCAGCCTCTGTTACTGTCTGAAGCTGCATAGTGCATATCATCTGGTCACTGTCGCAATGTCCAACCATAATATAGATAAGGGTGAATAATTGAGGAGTTTCTATGTGTGGTCACTGCGGTGGTTATGGCTGTTGCTATGCTTCACAGGATAAGGGGAGAGAAGAAGATAAGGACTTAAGATAAAATATCTAAGCAAAAAGAGCCAAACTTGAGCCAAATTAAACTATCCGTCTCTTCTTGGTAGACTGTACAAACCAAAACAGATATGGCTACCCCAAAAATGCTACCTCATGAGCACTCAACTGTTGCTCCAACTTTTCATAGTTCTACGAGTGTAAAAGTACTCTCTGAATCACCCAATCTCAACTCCATCCCTTCTAACTATGTTCACTCAAGTTGTCCTGAGGAATCTCATGTCTCAGATGCTGAGGATTCAACTTTGATACCTATAATTGATTTCTCCCAGCTCACCTCAGATCACAGTGATCACAGGTCCAAGGCCATTCAAGCCCTTGGCAAAGCTTGTGAAGAGTGGGGTTTCTTCATGGTATATATTTGGCTTTTTATCTCTTTATGCTGTTCTaaatcagtatatatatatatatatatatatatatatgcacttgagttctttaattttattcaatgGTGGTTGCAGGTGGTGAATCATGGAATCCCAGAGAGTTTGATAAAGGCAGTGATTGATGTTACTAATGAATTCTTCAACATGGCTGAGGAGGATAAGAAGCAGTTTGAAGGTAAAGATGTATTAGACCCCATCAGGTGTGGCACCAGCTTCAATTCCTCAAAAGAGAAAGCCTTTTTCTGGAGAGACTTCTTGAAGGTCTTTGTTCATCCTCAATTTCACTGCCCCTCTCATCCCCAGGCTTTCAGGTATATATTTTCGTTTTTCTTATAATCAATGATAATCATGGTTATGCCTTTGCTTAGATCCCACGAGCAGCTCAGTTAATCTCTGGTAATAGATTCTGAGAAATGAGAGTTACATCAAATCTGGTGAGCTTTTTGAGCACCAGACATTAGTCCTCCCACCTAATATCTAGACAGCTAAGTCACTATGATTAAATTTAAGCATATATTAGTCCTCCCGTTTAATGGGCGGTTGAGTTAGCGTGATAAAATTTAAGCATATTAGGATGGTGTTAAACAAAAAACAGATCAGATCATTTATGGATTGATCTGCTTTTGCAGTGAAGTTATGTCGGAATATTGTGAGAATAGCCGGAAAGTGGCCAAGAAAATACTGGGAGCGATATCAGAAAGTCTAGGTTTGGAGGAATGTGCCATCAACAATGCCTTGGCTTTGGACTCAATGTTTCAGATTTTCATCGGAAATTACTACCCGCGTTGCCCTCAGCCGGAGCTTGCGATGGGGCTGCCGCCGCACTCCGATCACGGCCTTTTAACCCTTCTCATACAGAATGGAGTCGGAGGGCTGCAGATAATGCATGAACAAAAATGGGTCGACGTCAACGCCCTTCCCAACTCCCTTCTGGTCAACACCGGCGACCATCTCGAGGTATTTTTTGTTGTGACAAATGATCATAAGAAAGTAAATCAGATATCTAattaacttaaaattttgtggttagctaataattcaattaatttggctgatattatttatgtaattcATTTGTTTACGATTTAAATGCTACTTCTGTATTTCAATCTCGAGAGTGTAGAGGACAAAACAagctatacatatatatcaaagACATTATTGTTGGaaactaaaatataatgttgTGTTTTATCGTACGTGGCCATGCATGCAGATATTCAGTAATGGGAAATACAAGAGTGTGGTGCACAGAGCTGTGGTGAATAACAAAGAGAAACGAATATCCATAGCCACAGCTCACGGTCCTTCGCCGGAGACCGTGGTGAGGCCGGCTTCTCAACTGATGGAAGGGGCAAGCTGCCAACCGGCGGTTGCATATAGGCCGATGAAGTATAAGGACTACATACATATGCAGCAGAGTAATCAACTTCATGAGAAATCCTGCTTGGATCATGTGACCAAGTCGATTAGCaatcattatatcatggacGAAGGTCCATAGTGCACCGTGGACCAGTTCTAAATGATGTaatcttaaattttaattttgatggcTACCGTTCGTTGTTCAATAATGTTAAaggttttaattatttttacagTAAAGCATGGAcctgtattttgtgttatgcaATTCTGTACTTAAAATATATAACACGCCTCTTTTTGTGTAATGcattgtgtttttgtgtatattacaatgtaatatatgttaaattaatatttgattaaaaagCCAAAGATCTTGTTGTCTAGTGACACTCGGTTACACTGCACCTGAGAGAGAGTGGATTCAAGCCTCAATGAActtgattgagaaagtagctattaacagatactacattgtaacagagttaatagtactaaaaaaaatatttgattaaaaaaattgttaaaattgtattattatctTGCAATATAcagtatttattttttctagaaGAAAATAGCacagtaaaaaataaaaggaggGGTCCACATGGGAGTGATCCTAACCGTCAAGTTGTACGTGGCGGGTGATTAACGCATGAGATTGGCGCGAGGCAGTAAAAGTTGGTTGATAGGTAGTACAACGATCACGTGTTTGGCAGTACAGGGAAAAAAGATGAGCCTTTTCCTCTCTTTGCCTCTCATCACGCAGACACAAATCCTTTGTTTACTCTTCACTCTCTTCAATTTCATTCCTTCCCAATGAAGGTGAAAAACCCACCACCATATacccactctctctctctctctctcactttcTTTTGACTCTGTTTCTTGATCTTGCTTTCCATCTGGGTTTCATGGTTTCTGAGGTGTTCTGTTGTATCTTTTTGCTCAACTTTTGCTTTTACAGATTGCTTCTTTGAGGGGAAGAAGCAAACCCGCGGTTAAGATCTCTGGGTCGTTTGTACAAATGGGTCgcaagaagaagaacaaaaggCTTTTCATCTTAGCAGGTTCGCTGGTTCAGATATTagtttttgtaaaatttttgccttttctttttGGGGTTGTTTGGTTGATTAAGTGGGTTAGATTGGATTCTGATCTAGACCCATTTGCTTGAATCGCAGAATTTGATAAAAGATTGGAACTTTTCACGCGCCCGCTTTCGAGTTATTGGTAGAGCTTGCATTGCAAATGAGACTAGGTTGTTTAGGGTAATTTGAGGAGGGTTTAACTGTTTTGTGTGGTTTTTAAGTTGGGGATTTCTAGGACTAGGAGGTTTTGTCATTTGTGTGTATGGTAGTGAAATGTAGTTGCTAGGATTTGGTTATGGTGCATTTGGCTTTGTTGTTTTAAATGGAGTGTTTGGGGAAGAAGAGGAAGGGTGTGGATATTTCAGTTGCTTGTGAAAAAGAGGAGGCTTTGCTAACATTGGTTCGGTCGCATTTCTCGCTGGAAGATTACTCGAGGAGGAGAAAGAAATGTAAGGAAGTAGTGGTGAAAGATGATGCTGTGATTAGGAAGAGTGTTGTTACTGGGGTTGTGACAGCGCCGCCTTGTGGGAGTGAGCATTCGAACACACCGGGGAGGGGGCTTAAGAGGAAAATCGGGTGCCTTGATGCAGCAACTCGATTAGGcaggaagaagaagattgaTCAGGACTATGAGCTGGGGGAAATTATAGGGAAAGGGAAGTTTGGATCTGTGATGTTGTGTCGAAGTAAATTGAGCGGACAACAGTTTGCTTGCAAGACTTTGAGCAAGGGAGAAGAGAGTGTGCACCGTGAAGTTGAGATAATGCAGCACCTCTCTGGATATCAAGGCATCGTGACACTTAAGGCAGTGTATGAGGATGCCGAGTATTTCCATCTCGTGATGGAACTTTGCTCCGGGGGGCGATTACTTGACCAAATGGCTAAATTTGGGCCGTACTCTGAGCAGCGAGCTGCTAATGTGATCAAGGAGCTTATGCTTGTTATCAGATACTGCCATGAGATGGGTGTTGTCCATCGGGACATCAAGCCTGAGAATGTCCTGCTTACAACTTCTGGTCAAGTGAAGCTCGCAGATTTTGGGCTAGCTGCACGAATTTCAGATGGTAACTATAGGAACTAGGAAGCAGCTCTTTTTATTATCTTGATTTAAAACACTCAATCACAtccataatttcataacttgcAATTGGTGAAGAAAAAAACCAGTTTTATCAACTAAGAATGCGTTTTTCTTGAATGTATTCGTACTGCTTATATGGTCTATGAATTTAAGTTATCCTTTTTGCCTACATTGGATTATTACATTACATAATTGACTGATGTTCTCACTTCTCGTGATAGGTCAAAGCTTGACTGGTATAGCTGGAAGTCCAGCCTACGTTGCTCCAGAAGTTCTTCTCGGTCATTATACAGAGAAAGTAGACATCTGGAGTGCGGGTGTTACCCTGTATGCACTTTTGTGTGGTCTACTCCCATTTCATGGCAATTCTTTGGAATCAGTCTTCAATGctattaagaaggaaaacctcACTTTCTGTGGTGAAGTCTGGAAATCTGTATCGCAACCTGCTCGTGACCTGATCTCTCGTATGTTAACAAGGGATGCCTCAGCAAGGTACAGTGCAGACGAAGTACTAAGTGAGTGATCTGGAGACGCCCTTTGCACTTTCCGTTCTATACATTTATTTCATTTGTGCTTAATAATCAACTCATTTTTTAGAAATCTATGTATGTGTATCTACACATATAACATGCAATGACAATATAAAAATCGAAGAATTATAATATCAGTAGATCTAGAGTTTTATTATGGATGTTGACAGATGGGATGTGGTTAAGTCAACTAACGGGACCCCAGCCTAAAAGTTAGTTACTTAGTAAGAGATAATACGTTGCACCTAATTCTGCCTTCTTCATAATGATTTTTTGGAACATGGCTTTGGATTTTTCTCGTGCAAATAAAATATCAACATCATGCTACCTAATTTGATTGGTTGCTGTCTGAACATTACAAGCCTTTTCTCAGAGTTTCCATGGCTAACAAGGCACTTCCTTTTTAATGTGGtgtattttattcttttcttgCCAGGGCATCCATGGGTTTTGTTTTTCACTGAGCCGACATTGAATACACTGATTTCGAAACCAAGAATTAGGAACCATGTGAGGTTAACAAGGAACCAGCTGATAGCTGTTCACGGGTCAGAGTCTGAGAGAAACAGCTTAACAGCCAATCGCTCTTTCAATGATGACTCTGTGTCCACTCCACCATCTGGCAAGTTGCTTGAAGGCGAAGAGTCTAGTTTGGTTGACGTTCTTGCCATGGCTATTTCACGTGTTAAGATATCGGAGCCAAAGAGAAGCAGATTATGCAGCCCTGCCAGACAAATCGAACAGGAGTGTACCTCTAACATTAAAGTTAACCACCTATGTACAGCATTTTGACGACCATGACCCACTGATGCATCATCGACTCTTGCCCTTGCAAAAACGCGTTTCTTCTTTGCAGCAAACAGCACCAGCCCTGGACCTGTGGTGGCTGGTGACCGATCCTTTTATCCATTTTTCTGCAGAAAATAATGTTATCAGATAGCCTTTGGTAACCATCTGATTGCTCTTATCATGTTAGTTTTCTTTCACTTAACTGCTCTTGAATGCTGGTTGTAGATATATGGTGTAAATAGTGTGTGAGCTAATTTGGCTGAAGTTTAAACTAGCCACTTTGTTGAACACTGTTGACTTATTAAGGAATGTGGTGCACTAATGTTTGCATTATTGACCTGTCAAACCTTAATACCAATCAGCCATGTCTCTGGAACTTGGAAATGCATGTTGTTTCAGTATGAGCACAGCCTACCATTCAGCCAGTAATCTGATCTGTACCATACTGAAGCCATTAACACCATGAAAGGCAGTAACAGCCCTCTTGAATCCAACTTTCatggagaaaatgaaaaagatagGCAAAAGAAAGAGGGGGATATAGACCAAGCCCTCAACAACCATCATCTTTTGTGTTTGTATTGAGTGGGTGGAGAGCGTGGGTACAATCTCCAGCCAAGTTGGTGAGATAGTCAGGTTTTAAGTTCGACTTTCCATGAGAACTACTTGTTAGCCTTTTTAGTTGTAACAGGTCAGCTATGAACAAACCTACTCTAATTTACCTCTCGTGGACTATGGTCACCAGACTTTCTTCATCCAAAGACTACCTTTGAGTAGCTAATGCTGATTTTTCCGTAAATTAGTGGGGTGGGGAGGGGGGAATTCTAACATTTAATTTAACACATTCGTTAAACGATATAAGATTTGGTACAAATAACGTGAATTGAAGAAGCAGACACCAAATACAGAGTGATATTTATACTAACCACAACACAAACAGATACGTCACACCATAATCATGGCATCTCAAGACATGAAGGGGGGGTCCATGGTCAGTTTTCATGAAACACAACACGCCAACTGAAAACAATATAAAAGGAAACAAACACCAAACTTGAAGACAAGATTTGATCATGGATGGATGGATGGCTGCCCCCATCAACCCCTTTTTTCTTGATAAATCTTTCTTTTTTCCAGGCAGGGCCCCTCACTCCATGCGCCATCCCATCTCTTCATACTTTTTGTATACTACTTCCAGCCCTCATCACCCTTTTGGGAGCAACACAAGATAAAAGAAGAATTCACAACTCATAAAGACAAAGAACCAGTGGGGGTGATGGAGGGTGGGACCCAAATCAAGAAACACGCATGCTTTCAATCCATGGAGTGATGGAGGTCTCAAATAGACAAATAGGGTTCTGTCTTCATTTACAGCACAGCACTACCATTAAACATGCTTTCAAACGTGTGACTTACCTTTAATCCTTAAAAAGCTTGAAAACAATCATCTCTAGTTCTCTACTCAAAGATTTATCGTCCCTTTTTGCTCAACCTCTTCAAGAAAAGCACAAAATTAAGCACACCTCCCATTGAGCTTCTCCTTTATCGGTTTATTGTATACAGAAGTATGTATTATCAGTTGAACAGCGCCCCCGTTTTTCACTGTCTATTGAGGAAATGGGGCGTGTGCTTGAGGGAGTTCGAGTTCAACTCCCATCTCTTTCACCTTCAGCTTCATGAACTTTAAGTAGTTTATTGCCTCGTCGATGACCAACAATGGATCATTATTGCTGTTTATGTCAAGAATCAAGCTTTGAAGAACTCTCAATGTCTCGCGGATTCTTATCTTCTTTTCCCTATTGCACATGTGGGAGTTGCTTTCCTTAACACAGCTTGATTCCCCGTCATCCACATTAGTGCAGGATTTGGGTATCTTTGCTGATGTTGCAGTGTGTGTAAATGACTTCTTGTACCCGCCATCATGCAGTCTTTGCCTTTTTGATGAGCCATCAGAGCTGGCGGTGTCCTCAGAAAGTTGCCTCAACTGTTGATGATCACTTATACTTTGTGTAACCATAAACGGAGAGTGACCCGTGCTAGTTACTTCATCATCCTCCCcatcaacatcatcatcatcatcatgctCCTCGTCCTCGTCTCCATCAGAATAGAGTAATGCATTGATTTCTTCCGAGTCTTCATGCATCTCGCTTCCTTTACAGCTGCCATGGGTCCTATTCAGTGGTTCTTCAATTATGGGTTCCATAGGAGAACTGTGCCCACTGAGAGTCCCCAAGTTTTCGGGTTGTGAACCATAATTGCCAACAATTTTCTTGGACAGAAGCTCATTCTGAGGACTAAAAGATGGACCAATAAACAATCTAGTCTGGTCCCCGGACTGATCaaaaatgagaaattttttCACAGATGTGTCAATTGGCAGAACTCGTCTCCCAGCTGGTTGAGATTCACTCAGATATTGATTATTTGTAGCAGGAGGAGGTAAGATGTTCAAATCGGGAAGCATTGGTAAAAACACCCCATTGGTTTCATTCGTCTGGGCTGCTTCTAAGTTAGGCGAGCCATTGAGCAAAGTGGAAATCCCGGGAGAAAGTGCATTTGCAGAAAATGCAGAAGAATTTGGAAACGATGGCAGATTGACTTGCTGCCTGAGCTGCAAAAGTGCAGAAACATGGCTCAAATTGGGTGAAATCCATGCAGGACACTGCTGGCAAGGTTGAAGCTCGTTGCCCGTAACCATTCAGCCACGTTAAAAACCTGCACAGAATGCCGAGACTTAAAATTCTAAGGCAAAAACCAAATCAAGAAAGTTTTATCTCGCCCAAGAACAAGAGTATAGACCATCATACCGTGTATATTGATGTTTGTGGTCCCGGTGCCAATTGTTTTCAGGaacaagaaagaaaggaaaagactaACTTTGAACTTAAACACAACGATGAATGTCTTTGGGGATAATCTACGTGACAGGTTTAAGCAATTGGCGGAAATACTCAGCctggtaaaaaagaaaaaggaaaggatTAATGGCCTTTCAATTAATCATCAGACACGATAAAGAGAATCAAGTAATAATAAGTGATAATCTTAAATACATCCATACAAACCTGGCAATTCTGCAATGGTTGAAAGCATGCTATAACTCTAACTATAATGGTTGCTCGTCCAGGAATCCCACTCTCGTGTTTTAAAGCCCGAAATTTTGTCTGACTTGCTGCTTGGCACACCATAACTTCTTTCAATCTTGGAATGAACTTCAGTGGATGCAGATGGTAATGTTCGAAGCACAAAGAAAAGGGATGGAAAGACTAGAAACAAGATGGGATTTATGAAAGCGAGAGAATTGGAAAATTGAAGTGAAGTGGAGAATAGGTAGGCTGAAATTGGCTTCAAAAGCTATTTTAGCTAACCGTATAGATATAACAAGCAAAGAAGCAAAGGAGATTGGCATCCATGGATAGTGAGTAACAAGAGGGCATGCTTGAATAAGTTCACAGAATCAGCAAGTGTTTACAAAATCACCCTGCAATATAAGTTCAAGGAGATAACATAACAGAACACGTCAATTGGCAGGCCCAGCCACCGCATGTTTTTCACCTACGTGGACTCCAAAACACGTCAATCTAGTTTTTGCCTGAAATGGTTACAAAAGCACATATTGCATTAGAGTAAAACAAAACTCGGTAAAGGAAAAACATCAAGAATCCCTGAAAAGAAACAGATATGCTTCAGAAACAAAAAGGGTACAAGAATCAAATACCAAAACTCAAAAAAAGGCAAGGAACGCATATTTTTCTGATTTGCTGTTTTTCCTGTTTTCTTTTCATACTACACCGACAAGGTTACCACTCAACATCATGTTCTGAAGAGTGATGAATTTTAGGTATCAATCCAGTTCATTCAGACATTAAACACAGGAACATTTTAAGCTTTTGCAGGAACCATACAACGCCAGAAATTGggatttgaaaaattttcaattggGTAAGAGATCATAAGAAAGGCACAAACAAGCTGAACAATGGGAAATCAAAAGGAAAGGACCAAAACATCTCAAACCTTCATTAAATGACTACAGACCTACATAATATAATCACAAAGAAGAAGGCAAAAATGAATCATTAAAAACATCATCAGATTATCAACCCTAGTCATCAATGTTTGTTCTATGTTTCAGCTATGGCCTGTGGGCTGCTTCAATTAGCTTTAAAACTGTGTAAACTTCATCAAAATCACAGCTTTACAAGATAAACTAACACAGAAAGATTTTCTGGGAAAACCAGCTAAAGGTTCAGAAGACCATCAACAGTACATACAATatcatatataattgtatagtaaAGAAGCATAAGATGATGAGCAGAGGAACTTACACTTAGGGATCTTGGAGGCAGCCTGATAAAAGTTGCGGAGGGACAGAGAAGGAAACCAGGGAAGATGATGAGTTATCTGGACACTGTTGACCAGTAGGGGaaggtataaaaataaatactttaggGAAGGTGGGATTATATAAGTACTATGACATTTCCTAGTGACAACATTACCCTTTACTGTTCCTCCCCTTTTCCCTTATCTTGCATTGTAAGTTCATATTCATATAGATATTAGCAACAAATTTATCACCACATATAAGTGGAAATTTCATGTTTACTTGAATAAATTTATCATGGTTTAAAAATATAAGTCTTGCTATCAATCTTGAAAAAAGAATAATCAGCGAgaatattttgaattgtttatgCTTTATAAGTCTTGGTATCGATCTTGAAAAAAAGTATAATCTACGAgaatattttgaattgtttgaaaaaGCATAAAGAGGGAAAAATTCTCCGCTGAGGGGAGATAGTGGAGGCAGCCCTCCATGATTGAATCCATGGCGCCTTTGATACTCCATTAGGCATAACCAACATCATTATGCAACATTAATCTTTAATAAATGCTAAAGATTGTAACTTTACGAGGTAACAAATGCCAATTCCTAATTGCCACTTTCACTAATCAGTGAATTAAGCATCTTTGATCATTTATGACTTGAATTGCCTGTGTCACAACCACAGTATAAGTATGATTAAGCATGCCTAACCAAGTATGGTGTTCATTAATCATAATAGCGACATGGCTTGATCATGAATCATGAAACATCAAATAGTAAACACGTGGCTGAATGGCTGATGAACTTCATCATGTCTGACACACAAATGGATTATTACAATATAGATCTGGAGTAGAACAGTGCAGAATGCAGATTACATTGGTTCGGTAGTATCCAAGGGTAACAATTTATTCTCACCACTCAGAGTCTCAGATTGTACATAATAAAGACTAGAAGTAGTTCATCAAATGTTCAACAACTCAGAATTACTGTGCACCCAGGACTTCAATCTCGAAAACCAGAACCGAGTTGGGCTGAATACCCCAAGCTGGGAATCCACTGGGACCATAGGCGTAGTCGGGAGAGCACTGCATGATAGGGGCATCTCAGTGAGTTCTCGAGTGCGGTTAAGAGAAGATACCCAACCAACCCACGATTGGTATTCATCAAGCACCATCATTCAGTTGAAATAACAAACGAGTCAATACAAGTTAGCAAGAATTTTACCCGTAATCGAGCAACTTCTCCTATTTGCATTCCCATGACACCTTCATCCCACCCTGCAAAAAATGGCAAGAGCGTTATTTATCAGCAAGTGGAGGAAGCCTCCGACGTAGGGAACTAGGGTCAGCAATCAGTATACATTTGCTTCATTATGATGAGAAGGCAATCAAAATGCAGTTATCATTTCACAGATACATAACTTCAGCTAAATTTAATCATCCGGGACTCTGAGCCAATGTATTGGTAGTGAGACTTTCATAACCTCGGTACCACAATATCTTTCAAAATATACAATCTTTGAAAGAAGGGaggtgttgttttttttttctttttgttttcaaaaaaaacatcTCCCTTCTTTCAAAGGTTgtatttgctaacactgtgacGAATCGATGAGTCTACACCCTCAACTTAATTACTAAAGTTATCATCTTTGTTCGATATTTTAAACCCGTAACTGTGCAATCCACTCTTTGTTCACCTTATGAGTGGATATGTCaaacaaaaacatcaatttCAGCACAGAACAACATTTTCAGAGGATAGGCCTCTGTTGATAGATGAAAATCcatcaaaatataaatcacCATTTCCAAAGAAACATAGTTAAGGACAGAAAACAAAGAGAAACCATTGCAACACATTGATATATACAGAATTAGAAAAACAATAATTACAACACGTTGATATACACAGTTTAGCACAGCTACCTTTGATAACTTTGCCATGACCAATTTGGAAGGAAAAAGGCTGCTGCCCAGGGTCTTTTGTGCTGTTACAATCATATTCAGATGTATTAATACGGATATAAAGTCATATAACACGCAAAGATCCCACCTTTCGTAGCTTACAGAGAAATCAACCTTAAAAACTAAAGCAAAAAGCTTTGCCGACACTCTCAAAATCGAAGTTTAATTGAATTACCTCCAGAATTTCTGAGAAAGGTCGCCATTTTTGCCTGGACGAAGGAtaaattatgttattaaaatGCAGAAATTGCATAGAATGATAGAAACGCATCTAAATTAGTTTTGCCAAGCATATCGGTAATGGTTAAGGATATGAATGCTGACCGAAGCCGGTGCAGTGGACGGTGACGGTCTGACCACGAACCGGCTTTGGACCGTTTCCGGCTCTCACAACTTCCTTCTCAACTCCCATTTCGTCGGTTAGCTAATCGATCTTCTTCTGGTTAGGGTTTAGGTGACGATGGCTACTGCTCGGTGGCAGTACTTGTATACAACTAATACAAGGACATCGAGAAGACGTGACTATCACGTGCAACACacaatatatttacaattattgAGTTTTTTTGCACTGATTAATCCACAACTTTCAAACCTTGCAATTTcgatccacgactattgtttttgttgcaaaaatggtccttcccgCCCGATTTTCCGTAAACTTCtcgctgaaaaaaaaaaaaaaaaacgaatttTCCGTCAAATTCTAGCCGGTAAAAAGAATCTCCTTTAAAGCTGGgttaaaatggacatttatattGTTGATGGTGTGAAGATAAAATACGGTCAACCAAGTTTTCATCATTACTAGGTTCGAATTATACcccaaaaattgatttttattaagCGTTTGTGGACATGGTGGATACTTACAAGAGTTCAGAAGATGATAACCTTGTAGTCTAATGCTAAAAGTGAGACTTTTAACGCGACAACCCCAAATAAGTTAGACAAACTgttatttgataataataaggTTATAAGTTTACTCCTAACTGGAACGGCCTTGTCTGGTAGAGTATATCAGATTTATCTTAAGAGTAAGTAAGAAATTAGAAATCCcatcataaatatataatagtcaCTGATTCTATAGCAATGAGGATTTATAATCCTTTTATTACACAGCAATGAACAGCAGTACTGCTACAAAGCTTTACTAAGTGGCCAGTAGACTTAAGCTATCCAAACAACTAAATGATACATTGATACATAGATGATGAAATT
It includes:
- the LOC116032392 gene encoding protein DMR6-LIKE OXYGENASE 2-like, with product MATPKMLPHEHSTVAPTFHSSTSVKVLSESPNLNSIPSNYVHSSCPEESHVSDAEDSTLIPIIDFSQLTSDHSDHRSKAIQALGKACEEWGFFMVVNHGIPESLIKAVIDVTNEFFNMAEEDKKQFEGKDVLDPIRCGTSFNSSKEKAFFWRDFLKVFVHPQFHCPSHPQAFSEVMSEYCENSRKVAKKILGAISESLGLEECAINNALALDSMFQIFIGNYYPRCPQPELAMGLPPHSDHGLLTLLIQNGVGGLQIMHEQKWVDVNALPNSLLVNTGDHLEIFSNGKYKSVVHRAVVNNKEKRISIATAHGPSPETVVRPASQLMEGASCQPAVAYRPMKYKDYIHMQQSNQLHEKSCLDHVTKSISNHYIMDEGP
- the LOC116032776 gene encoding serine/threonine-protein kinase PEPKR2-like — its product is MECLGKKRKGVDISVACEKEEALLTLVRSHFSLEDYSRRRKKCKEVVVKDDAVIRKSVVTGVVTAPPCGSEHSNTPGRGLKRKIGCLDAATRLGRKKKIDQDYELGEIIGKGKFGSVMLCRSKLSGQQFACKTLSKGEESVHREVEIMQHLSGYQGIVTLKAVYEDAEYFHLVMELCSGGRLLDQMAKFGPYSEQRAANVIKELMLVIRYCHEMGVVHRDIKPENVLLTTSGQVKLADFGLAARISDGQSLTGIAGSPAYVAPEVLLGHYTEKVDIWSAGVTLYALLCGLLPFHGNSLESVFNAIKKENLTFCGEVWKSVSQPARDLISRMLTRDASARYSADEVLRHPWVLFFTEPTLNTLISKPRIRNHVRLTRNQLIAVHGSESERNSLTANRSFNDDSVSTPPSGKLLEGEESSLVDVLAMAISRVKISEPKRSRLCSPARQIEQECTSNIKVNHLCTAF
- the LOC116032400 gene encoding transcription factor bHLH143, encoding MVTGNELQPCQQCPAWISPNLSHVSALLQLRQQVNLPSFPNSSAFSANALSPGISTLLNGSPNLEAAQTNETNGVFLPMLPDLNILPPPATNNQYLSESQPAGRRVLPIDTSVKKFLIFDQSGDQTRLFIGPSFSPQNELLSKKIVGNYGSQPENLGTLSGHSSPMEPIIEEPLNRTHGSCKGSEMHEDSEEINALLYSDGDEDEEHDDDDDVDGEDDEVTSTGHSPFMVTQSISDHQQLRQLSEDTASSDGSSKRQRLHDGGYKKSFTHTATSAKIPKSCTNVDDGESSCVKESNSHMCNREKKIRIRETLRVLQSLILDINSNNDPLLVIDEAINYLKFMKLKVKEMGVELELPQAHAPFPQ
- the LOC116031770 gene encoding peptidyl-prolyl cis-trans isomerase FKBP12; the protein is MGVEKEVVRAGNGPKPVRGQTVTVHCTGFGKNGDLSQKFWSTKDPGQQPFSFQIGHGKVIKGWDEGVMGMQIGEVARLRCSPDYAYGPSGFPAWGIQPNSVLVFEIEVLGAQ